A single Camarhynchus parvulus chromosome 5, STF_HiC, whole genome shotgun sequence DNA region contains:
- the LOC115904607 gene encoding SERTA domain-containing protein 2-like, whose translation MLGRGLKRKLSDYEESMAGLSSAFDSSRGLSYPLKRQLVLNMCLTKLQTYKMLVEPNLHRSVLIANTVRQIQEEMRQESSQQPVNICPGIAPASHSYPGLEAPGISLQLPSGVGQQESHCCELRSVEDPIENSLLIVSDDDMSSAISSILKDLDFVEDISPPTCLVPSGDDQPKFPENTSLKLEDDRQDLKGAECVFGSFEISNSTSYLKDLAIDDIFEDIDTSMYDSDFCCPPLMPPRSPSLATEEPLKTFPSCNSSSANNIQICRTDLSELDHIMEILVGS comes from the coding sequence ATGTTGGGGAGAGGCCTAAAGCGCAAGCTGAGTGACTATGAGGAGAGCATGGCTGGTCTCTCGAGTGCCTTTGACTCCAGTCGAGGTCTGTCCTACCCCCTCAAGAGGCAGCTGGTGCTCAACATGTGCCTCACCAAGCTACAGACGTACAAAATGCTGGTGGAGCCCAACCTGCACCGCTCCGTGCTCATCGCCAACACCGTGCGCCAGATCCAGGAGGAGATGAGGCaagagagcagccagcagccagtgAACATCTGCCCTGGCATTgctcctgcttctcacagctacccagggctggaggcacctgGCATCTCCCTTCAGCTGCCTTCTGGTGTTGGGCAGCAAGAGTCCCACTGCTGTGAGCTGCGCTCTGTGGAGGACCCCATTGAAAACAGCCTGCTGATCGTTTCAGATGATGACATGTCATCTGCTATTTCATCTATTCTGAAGGATTTAGACTTTGTAGAAGATATCAGCCCACCTACTTGTCTGGTTCCTAGTGGAGATGACCAGCCAAAGTTTCCAGAAAATACTAGTCTGAAACTAGAAGATGACAGACAGGATTTGAAGGGAGCTGAATGTGTGTTTGGTTCCTTTGAGATTTCAAATTCAACCAGTTACTTGAAGGATTTGGCAATAGATGACATTTTTGAAGACATTGACACTTCAATGTATGATTCAGACTTTTGTTGCCCTCCCCTGATGCCGCCCAGATCACCATCTCTTGCTACAGAAGAACCATTGAAAACCTTCCCATCTTGTAATTCTTCTTCAGCAAACAACATTCAGATATGCAGAACAGATCTGAGTGAGTTGGACCACATCATGGAAATTCTCGTTGGATCCTGA
- the LOC115904563 gene encoding basic proline-rich protein-like, producing the protein MERPGFRESPFLPPSRSRSRGSCHHLAFVEGASELPAAVPPPPRPWAAVTRDNLGLPELRKVTLLPLPPSARLARTPAGLIITARTTSTAGRAPAAPPAPSPAPRGRRTRAPAPLCPRPQPGFPGPPSVRPAPPRGPPSAPPVPAVPPLPPHRRLPLRPSPAGPPPRRGSRRPRLGLPPCPAVTPRPPPPSPARGCQPRALPPPPARRPTWERRKPRSFAAGSAPSLRRGWDSGREEAEAAPPPPGPGSLRSALPSARGSRGALRAPRAPAARPPIGRRPFQPARQPFSDWPASLGGGATAGPAAPPNERAGRAGGRGRAPGSANGGAGAAESRVPGAALRERPRPCCRGWRSGRAGLGSAPQRAAAALCALKPPHSRRLVRTQAHSHPRSSPCFFLYKLAVRL; encoded by the coding sequence ATGGAGCGGCCGGGATTCAGGGAGAGCCCTTTCCTGCCGCCCTCCCGCAGCCGCTCCCGCGGCTCCTGCCACCATTTGGCCTTTGTGGAAGGAGCGTCGGAGCTTCCTGCGGCCgtcccgcccccgccgcggccgTGGGCAGCGGTAACCAGAGACAACCTTGGGCTTCCCGAGCTGCGAAAAGTTACActcctcccccttcctccctccgCCCGGCTCGCTCGGACCCCGGCCGGGCTAATTATAACTGCGCGAACAACTTCCACCGCCGGCCGCGCTCCGGCCGCTCCCCCCGCGCCCAGCCCGGCTCCCCGGGGCCGCCGCACCCGCGCCCCGGCGCCGCTCTGCCCCCGGCCCCAGCCCGGCTTCCCGGGGCCGCCGTCTGtccgccccgcaccgccccgggGCCCGCCGTCCGCTCCacctgtccccgctgtccctcctctcccaccGCACCGCCGGCTGCCCCTCCGCCCCTCACCGGCAGGGCCCCCGCCCCGTCggggctcccgccgcccccgcctCGGCCTCCCGCCGTGCCCCGCCGTCACCCCGCGACCGCCGCCGCCCTCCCCTGCCCGCGGCTGCCAGCCCCGCGCcctcccgccgcctcccgcccggCGCCCCACCTGGGAGCGGAGGAAGCCCCGTTCGTTCGCGGCCGGCAGCGCTCCCTCCCTTCGCCGGGGCTGGGACTCGGGCCGGGAGGAGGCGGAGGCAGCACCAcccccgccgggccccggcAGCCTCCGCTCCGCCCTTCCCTCCGCCCGCGGCTCCCGCGGGGCGCTGCGTGCGCCGCGCGCGCCAGCTGCCCGCCCTCCCATTGGCCGGCGGCCCTTTCAACCTGCCCGGCAACCATTTTCTGACTGGCCGGCGAGCCTAGGGGGAGGGGCTACGGCTGGTCCCGCGGCACCGCCCAATGAGCGAGCCGGGAGagccggggggcggggccgcgcgcCGGGCTCAGCCAATGGGGGCGCGGGCGCCGCCGAGTCCCGCGTTCCCGGCGCAGCGCtccgggagcggccccgcccTTGCTGCCGGGGTTGGCGGAGCGGCCGCGCCGGGCTCGGCTCCGCTCCGCAGCGCGCTGCTGCCGCACTTTGCGCCCTGAAACCACCGCACAGCCGCCGGCTAGTCCGCACCCAAGCCCACAGTCACCCCCGCTCCTCCCCctgtttttttttgtataaacTCGCAGTCCGTCTGTGA
- the CDCA4 gene encoding cell division cycle-associated protein 4: MGEEEGLHQTQFLDTMFVRGLKRKCFDGEEDIEGTLAGIKAIPSYNLQRQSLLDMSLVKLQLCHMLVEPNLCRSVLIANTVRQIQEEMTQDGTWQMINTQSTGQASLDRLVSTDILCRSSRDHQAEGKHGPAYGTFNKDFESDQAQDSSETMSTASAVQTPKNLQSNVWEMESPQENKGNFQKSLDQIFETLENKSPNTVEDLFSEVDNSYYDLDTMLTGMMSNTKMGHCDSLETFSSPTNTASNSNCKSDLNDLDHIVEILVES; the protein is encoded by the exons atgggagaagaggaaggacTGCATCAAACACAATTCCTG GACACAATGTTTGTGCGAGgattaaagagaaaatgttttgatgGTGAAGAAGATATTGAAGGCACTCTGGCTGGTATTAAGGCTATTCCTTCCTACAATCTCCAGCGGCAGTCACTTCTAGATATGTCCTTGGTCAAACTTCAGCTGTGTCACATGCTGGTGGAACCCAACCTTTGTCGTTCGGTACTCATCGCCAACACGGTACGGCAGATCCAAGAGGAGATGACTCAAGATGGGACTTGGCAGATGATAAAtacacagagcacagggcaggcatCCCTGGATCGCCTCGTTTCCACAGATATCCTCTGTCGTTCATCTAGGGATCATCAGGCTGAGGGAAAGCATGGTCCAGCCTATGGTACCTTCAATAAAGACTTTGAGAGTGACCAGGCACAAGATAGTTCAGAAACTATGTCAACAGCCTCTGCAGTGCAGACACCAAAAAACCTGCAGAGCAATGTGTGGGAAATGGAGAGtccacaagaaaataaaggaaacttTCAAAAATCTTTAGATCAAATATTTGAGACACTGGAGAATAAAAGTCCTAATACTGTTGAAGATCTGTTTTCAGAAGTTGACAATTCTTATTATGATCTTGATACTATGTTAACTGGCATGATGAGCAACACAAAAATGGGACACTGTGATAGtcttgaaacattttcttctccaacAAATACAGCTTCTAACTCTAATTGTAAATCTGATCTTAATGACCTTGATCATATTGTGGAAATCCTTGTTGAATCCTGA